The Clostridiaceae bacterium genome window below encodes:
- a CDS encoding prephenate dehydrogenase, whose protein sequence is MYKNIKITIIGLGLIGGSLAKALHERAGITCIYAVDHDEETLRNAKNDGIIMHGSTTVDRYVHDSDIIFICTPVKFTKDLLVLLNGTVNQECIITDVGSIKGEIINFADSLLGLNNFIGGHPMAGSEKAGYEASYSHLFENAYYILCPGKKTLERSIKFLSDLLKVIGAIPVILDAREHDSIVASISHVPHIIASALVNLVRETDTSEGKARMLAAGGFRDITRIASSNPEMWEGVILGNATETKRILNYYIKILNNIKESIEKRDSKAILNFFESARKYRDSLPDNKKGLIEPNFEIVIDVVDKPGIIGEITSILGHNNINIKNINVSNSREFEQGCLRISFPDNTSKENAFNLLTGIGYRVFKNS, encoded by the coding sequence ATGAACGTGCAGGCATAACATGTATATATGCCGTTGATCATGATGAAGAAACATTAAGAAATGCCAAAAATGACGGTATTATTATGCATGGCAGCACTACCGTGGATAGGTATGTACATGACTCTGATATTATTTTTATTTGTACTCCGGTAAAATTCACCAAAGATTTATTAGTACTGTTGAATGGTACAGTGAACCAGGAGTGCATTATTACTGATGTAGGTAGTATAAAAGGAGAAATAATTAATTTTGCTGATAGCCTCCTAGGACTAAATAATTTCATAGGAGGGCATCCCATGGCAGGTAGTGAGAAAGCAGGTTACGAAGCAAGTTACTCTCACTTGTTCGAAAATGCCTATTATATCCTATGCCCTGGTAAAAAGACTTTGGAAAGGTCAATAAAATTCCTTTCTGATCTTTTAAAAGTAATAGGAGCCATACCCGTTATATTGGATGCCCGGGAACACGATTCGATTGTTGCAAGTATCAGTCATGTGCCTCATATAATTGCTTCTGCGCTGGTCAACCTGGTAAGAGAAACAGATACTTCCGAAGGTAAAGCACGAATGCTAGCCGCAGGAGGATTCCGGGATATTACAAGGATTGCTTCTTCAAACCCGGAGATGTGGGAAGGTGTGATTCTCGGTAATGCCACTGAAACAAAACGCATATTAAATTACTATATAAAAATACTTAACAACATTAAAGAAAGTATAGAAAAAAGAGATTCAAAAGCTATTTTAAATTTTTTTGAATCTGCGAGAAAATATCGTGATTCACTCCCTGACAACAAAAAAGGGCTTATAGAACCCAATTTCGAAATAGTTATAGATGTAGTGGACAAACCCGGTATTATTGGTGAAATAACTTCTATCCTAGGGCATAATAATATTAACATTAAAAATATTAATGTATCTAATAGCAGAGAATTTGAACAAGGTTGCCTGAGAATCAGTTTCCCTGATAATACTAGCAAGGAAAATGCATTTAATCTCCTTACCGGTATTGGATACAGGGTATTTAAAAATAGTTGA